One window of Phycisphaeraceae bacterium genomic DNA carries:
- a CDS encoding DUF3303 family protein, with translation MLFMVLELFKSGKADEVGARFKSRGRMMPDGVKYHGSWLEPASGKCFQVMESPSRAQIDEWIGHWSDLVDFEVIPVVTSAEYWKTKESTA, from the coding sequence ATGCTCTTCATGGTCCTCGAGCTCTTCAAGTCCGGCAAGGCAGACGAAGTGGGGGCGCGATTCAAGTCTCGGGGCAGGATGATGCCGGACGGCGTCAAGTATCACGGAAGTTGGCTCGAACCCGCCAGCGGCAAGTGCTTCCAGGTCATGGAGTCTCCGAGCCGGGCCCAGATTGACGAGTGGATCGGCCATTGGTCCGATCTCGTCGATTTCGAGGTCATCCCGGTCGTGACGTCGGCCGAGTACTGGAAAACAAAGGAATCCACGGCCTGA
- a CDS encoding DEAD/DEAH box helicase, with product MLRLARAASEGEGLLHVFHAAWTAGQTEASAGPMLHIWGEDGEKISSLSQGVTGGHPLALDLSAIRSRLGSAFAEEAVPASVIKLALPSFAGSVQPSSHLARAMGHRAEGLLKLETIAVPSIAVSPLLAPVALDSLLDETPRENGTANGEKTDLIGASVVFFGAATRLVRSLLAQQRFVPMVSQHGIGGAGDFRGLWQPWLSDEKTAERVAALVRGMPAIARAGVDSFDHQPWPIVEDFLWRVLDAQCRATLTREDFYSSVGEKDASTDLHVAWLQALLAGSNSVPATNVRGQELARRVRQWIGGLEERGASSAWRLMLKLNEPIPEEGEDDAQWALTFHVQSVDRPALVVDATDLWALTSDSMTIEGKRIDSPQELLLGELGRASRIYNRLEKALEDSEPVSVELSTRQAYQFLREFAPVLQEQGFGVQTPDWWDSPLAKLGVRLRLDSDSMSEVMGQSSGTSSTASAPTLGMGALVRYRWEIALGDTTLSLSEFEKLASRKSPLVKVNGRWIEVRPEDVQSAIKFVRENPGGEMKVADALRIAYGSDPRETGVQITGLEATGWVAALMNAEAATRQLETIKPPERFHGTLRPYQVRGVSWMAFLERIGLGLCLADDMGLGKTIQLLALMAFEREQMNAAIAAAPPGSPRPVMQPTLLVVPMSVVGNWMHETARFCPELTVLTHHGADRLNEEAFVEKARASDMVITTYSLAHRDKELLGKVQWGRLVLDEAQYIKNPGAKQSQAVRSIAADRRVALTGTPVENRLSELWSIMDFLNPGYLGSAGSFRQRFAVGIERYRDRAKLEQLKGLVRPFILRRLKSDPTVVADLPEKVESKEYCPLTSEQATLYEQCVQRMLTEVERSEGIQRRGLVLSALIKLKQICNHPTQLLKDWQDGSLKPPAMDRSGKCIRLIEMLDEVLAEGDQAIVFTQFRQMGNLLSAMLRHHLDREVLFLHGGTTQKDRVQIVEDFQRADGKNPILLISLKAGGVGLNLTAASHVFHFDRWWNPAVENQATDRAYRIGQTRTVQVHKFVVRGTLEERIDQMIESKTELAENIIGSGERWLTELDTSQLRELLTLRNDAIVDEV from the coding sequence GTGCTTCGACTCGCTCGCGCGGCGTCGGAAGGAGAAGGGTTGCTCCACGTATTTCACGCGGCATGGACGGCAGGACAAACGGAGGCCTCCGCCGGCCCGATGCTTCACATCTGGGGCGAAGACGGCGAAAAGATTTCCAGTCTTTCTCAAGGTGTCACAGGGGGGCATCCGCTCGCGCTCGATCTGAGTGCAATCCGCTCGCGCCTTGGATCGGCGTTCGCTGAGGAGGCCGTTCCGGCATCGGTCATCAAACTCGCCCTCCCGAGCTTTGCCGGAAGTGTTCAGCCCAGCTCACATCTGGCACGCGCCATGGGGCATCGCGCCGAGGGCCTGCTCAAGCTCGAGACCATCGCCGTGCCGTCGATTGCGGTCAGCCCGCTGCTCGCGCCGGTTGCGCTCGATTCGCTGCTGGACGAAACGCCGCGAGAAAACGGAACGGCGAACGGCGAGAAGACAGATCTCATCGGCGCATCGGTGGTGTTCTTCGGTGCCGCGACGCGGCTTGTGCGCAGTCTGCTGGCGCAGCAGCGGTTTGTTCCGATGGTTTCACAGCACGGTATCGGCGGCGCCGGAGATTTCCGAGGACTCTGGCAGCCCTGGCTGAGCGATGAAAAAACCGCCGAGCGGGTCGCGGCGCTCGTGCGCGGCATGCCGGCGATCGCGCGAGCCGGTGTCGATTCGTTCGATCACCAGCCTTGGCCGATCGTGGAGGATTTTCTGTGGCGCGTGCTCGATGCGCAGTGCCGCGCCACGCTGACGCGCGAAGACTTCTATTCGTCGGTCGGCGAGAAAGACGCTTCGACCGACCTTCACGTGGCGTGGCTGCAGGCTCTTCTTGCGGGGAGTAACTCCGTTCCGGCGACGAATGTCCGGGGCCAGGAGCTCGCGCGCCGTGTGCGTCAGTGGATCGGTGGACTTGAAGAACGCGGAGCCAGTTCGGCGTGGCGGTTGATGCTCAAGCTCAACGAGCCGATCCCCGAGGAAGGCGAGGACGATGCGCAGTGGGCGCTCACGTTCCACGTGCAGAGCGTCGATCGCCCGGCGCTCGTCGTCGATGCGACGGATCTGTGGGCGCTGACCAGTGACTCGATGACGATCGAGGGGAAACGCATCGATTCGCCTCAGGAACTCCTGCTGGGTGAACTCGGCCGAGCGAGCCGGATCTACAACCGCCTGGAAAAAGCGCTCGAAGACTCCGAGCCGGTAAGCGTCGAACTCTCGACGCGACAGGCGTATCAGTTTCTCCGCGAATTCGCGCCCGTGCTTCAGGAACAGGGTTTCGGCGTCCAGACGCCCGATTGGTGGGATTCACCTCTCGCCAAACTCGGTGTTCGCCTCCGTCTCGACAGCGATTCGATGTCCGAAGTGATGGGCCAGAGTTCGGGGACGTCGAGCACCGCCTCCGCTCCGACTCTGGGAATGGGAGCGCTGGTTCGATACCGCTGGGAGATCGCGCTCGGGGATACCACCCTCTCGCTTTCGGAATTCGAGAAGCTGGCTTCCCGCAAGAGCCCGCTGGTCAAGGTCAATGGCCGCTGGATCGAGGTGCGCCCCGAGGATGTACAGAGCGCGATCAAGTTCGTGCGCGAGAATCCGGGCGGCGAGATGAAAGTCGCCGATGCGCTCCGCATCGCCTACGGCAGCGATCCGCGCGAGACGGGCGTCCAGATCACCGGCCTCGAAGCGACCGGCTGGGTCGCGGCGCTCATGAACGCCGAGGCCGCGACGCGCCAGCTCGAAACCATCAAACCGCCCGAGCGCTTTCATGGCACGCTCCGCCCATATCAGGTTCGAGGCGTTTCGTGGATGGCGTTTCTCGAGCGTATCGGCCTGGGCCTTTGCCTGGCCGATGACATGGGTTTGGGAAAAACAATTCAGTTGCTCGCGCTCATGGCGTTCGAGCGCGAGCAGATGAACGCGGCGATCGCCGCGGCGCCTCCGGGTTCGCCCCGACCCGTCATGCAGCCGACGCTGCTGGTTGTGCCCATGTCGGTCGTCGGAAACTGGATGCACGAGACCGCGCGGTTCTGCCCCGAACTGACCGTGCTCACCCATCACGGCGCCGATCGGCTGAACGAAGAAGCGTTTGTCGAGAAGGCACGCGCCAGCGACATGGTGATCACGACCTATTCGCTCGCGCACCGCGACAAGGAGCTGCTCGGCAAGGTGCAGTGGGGGCGACTCGTGCTCGACGAAGCGCAGTACATCAAGAACCCGGGCGCGAAGCAGAGTCAGGCCGTTCGATCGATTGCCGCGGATCGGCGCGTCGCACTGACGGGCACGCCGGTCGAAAACCGCTTGAGCGAGCTGTGGTCGATCATGGACTTTCTGAACCCCGGGTATCTTGGCTCCGCGGGGAGTTTCCGGCAGCGCTTCGCCGTCGGGATCGAACGCTACCGAGACCGCGCCAAGCTCGAGCAACTCAAGGGGCTCGTGCGGCCGTTCATTCTCCGACGCCTCAAGAGCGATCCGACTGTTGTCGCTGATTTGCCGGAAAAAGTCGAGAGCAAGGAATACTGCCCGCTCACCAGCGAGCAGGCGACGCTTTACGAGCAGTGCGTGCAGCGCATGCTCACCGAAGTCGAGCGGAGCGAGGGCATCCAGCGCCGCGGTCTGGTTCTCTCGGCGCTCATCAAACTTAAGCAGATCTGCAATCACCCGACTCAGCTTCTCAAGGACTGGCAAGACGGAAGCCTCAAACCGCCTGCGATGGACCGCAGCGGCAAGTGCATTCGCCTCATCGAGATGCTCGACGAAGTGCTGGCGGAGGGCGATCAGGCGATCGTCTTCACCCAGTTCCGCCAGATGGGCAACCTGCTCAGCGCGATGCTGCGTCATCACCTCGACCGCGAGGTGCTCTTCCTGCACGGCGGCACGACGCAGAAGGACCGCGTACAGATTGTCGAAGATTTCCAGCGCGCCGACGGCAAGAACCCGATCCTGCTTATCAGCCTCAAGGCCGGCGGCGTCGGCCTCAATCTCACCGCCGCGAGCCATGTTTTTCACTTTGATCGCTGGTGGAACCCCGCAGTCGAGAACCAGGCGACCGACCGGGCGTACCGCATCGGTCAGACACGCACCGTGCAGGTGCACAAATTCGTGGTCCGTGGCACGCTTGAGGAGCGCATCGATCAGATGATCGAATCCAAGACCGAATTGGCCGAGAACATCATCGGGTCGGGGGAGCGCTGGCTCACCGAACTCGATACATCGCAGCTGCGCGAGCTTCTGACGCTCCGCAACGACGCCATTGTGGACGAGGTGTAA
- a CDS encoding NTP transferase domain-containing protein, with the protein MSNSSNNSAPSAIILAAGKGTRMKSDLPKVVHPVGGRPMVCAVVDACLAAGCKRIVAVVGYKQEDVRAALKGYDIEFAVQEPQFGTGHAVQCAEEIFKSAGYPGDTFVLCGDGPLIRLATLEKVLKRHREKHASATLATAVLDDATGYGRIWRDSDGRFKAIVEQKNCTPEQLAIKEVNPSYYCFNTADLFRALKGVTRNPVSGEFYLTDTLSLLLNEVKTVEVIEAVPPEDVLSINTLEDLAKVDAIYRSRPAIKPSQPTQPLASGAHR; encoded by the coding sequence ATGAGCAATTCATCCAACAACTCCGCTCCTTCCGCCATCATCCTCGCCGCCGGAAAAGGCACGCGGATGAAGAGCGATCTGCCCAAGGTCGTGCATCCTGTGGGCGGACGGCCCATGGTGTGCGCCGTTGTGGATGCGTGCCTCGCGGCGGGCTGCAAGCGCATCGTCGCCGTGGTCGGATACAAACAGGAAGACGTGCGTGCGGCGCTCAAGGGTTACGACATTGAATTCGCGGTGCAGGAGCCGCAGTTTGGTACGGGCCACGCCGTGCAGTGCGCCGAAGAGATTTTCAAGAGCGCTGGGTATCCCGGCGACACGTTTGTGCTCTGCGGCGACGGCCCGCTCATCCGCCTCGCGACCCTCGAAAAAGTCCTGAAGCGCCATCGCGAAAAGCACGCGAGCGCGACGCTCGCCACCGCAGTGCTCGACGATGCAACCGGTTACGGGCGCATCTGGCGTGACAGCGACGGCCGCTTCAAGGCGATCGTCGAGCAGAAGAACTGCACGCCCGAGCAGCTCGCGATCAAGGAAGTCAACCCGTCGTACTACTGCTTCAACACCGCCGATCTTTTCCGGGCGCTCAAAGGTGTGACGCGCAACCCAGTCAGCGGCGAGTTCTATCTGACCGACACGCTGAGCCTTTTGCTCAACGAAGTGAAGACCGTCGAAGTCATCGAGGCCGTGCCGCCCGAAGACGTCCTCAGCATCAACACGCTTGAAGACCTCGCGAAAGTGGACGCGATCTATCGCAGCCGCCCCGCGATCAAGCCGTCACAGCCGACGCAACCCCTCGCGAGTGGAGCACATCGATGA